GGTGAGCCGGACGGAGGACCAGGCGATGGCGGAACCAGGCACGACCGCAGCGGCGGGACAGGCAGCGGAGCAGGGAGAGCCCGAGCTGAAGCGGGTGCTCGGCCCGGGGCTGCTGCTCCTCTTCATCATCGGCGACATCGTCGGGGCCGGGATCTTCGCGATCACGGGAAGCGTGGCCGGACAGGTCGGCGGTGTGGCGTGGCTGCCGTTCGTGGTGGCGTTCGCCATCGCGACCCTGACGGCGTGCTCCTACCTCGAGCTCGTGACGAAGTACCCCGAGGCGGCAGGCGCGGCGCTCTACGTGCACAAGGCGTTCGGTGTGCACTTCGTGACCTTCATCGTCGCCTTCACCGTCATGTGCTCCGGCATCACGAGTGCGTCGACCTCCTCCAGCCTCGTCGCCACCAACCTGCTGACGGGCCTCGACGGGGTGTTCGGAGGAGTTCCCACCGGGAAGATCGCCACCCTCCTGACGGCACTTGCGATCATCGTCGTGCTGGGTCTCATCAACCTGCGCGGCGTGGGCGAGAGCGTGAAGTTCAACGTCGTGCTGACCGTCGTGACGATGGTCGCCCTGGGGATCGTCATCGCCATCGGCATGGTGGCGGCGGCGAGCGGTGACGGCGACCTCGGCCGGATCGTCGTCTTCGAGACCGACGGCGACAGGAACATGTTCGCCGCCGTGACGGTCGCGACTGCCATCGCCTTCTTCGCGATGGTCGGCTTCGAGGACTCGGTCAACATGGTCGAGGAGACCAAGGACCCGATGCGGATCTTCCCGCGGATGATGCTCACGGGCCTCGGCATCTGCGTGCTGCTCTACATCCTCGTCGCCGTGACCGTCGTGCTCGTCATCCCGATCGAGGACATCGCGAACCCGCAGAACCCCGACGCCGGCATCCTGCTCGACGTCGTGCGCATCGGCGCCCCGGGCATCCCGGTCGACACGATCTTCCCGTTCCTCACCGTCTTCGCGGTGGTCAACACCGCGCTCATCAACATGCTGATGGCCAGCCGGCTCGTCTACGGCATGGCGCGCCAAGGCGTCCTGCCCCGATCCCTCGGGCACGTGCTGCCCGGTCGCCGCACGCCGTGGGCAGCGATCGCCTTCACGACGCTCATCGCCATGGGCCTCATCACCTACGTGCGGCTCTCGGACAACACCAGCGTCGTCAGCGCCCTGGGAGGCACGACGGCACTGCTCCTGCTCGCGGTCTTCGCCGTCGTCAACGTCTGCGTGCTCATCCTGCGCCGCGACCCGACCCCCGAGGGAGCGTTCCGGGTGCCCACGGCCGTCCCGGTCGTCGGTGCCGTGGCCTGCGCCTACCTCGTCGGTCCCTGGGCGCGCCTGCCGGAGCAGTACATCCAGTACCGCATCGGCGGCGCCCTCCTCGTCATCGGCGTCGTGCTCTGGGCCGTGACGTGGTTCGCCAACCGGGCGCTGCGCTCGGAGCGCACGGGCTTCCGGGACGTCGAGGACCTGGACGGCTGACGCGGCGGGCAGGGCGCCCGCGCCCGGCCCGGCGGTGAAACGGGTTCGGAGGGGAGGGACCCCGCGTCGTACCCTGGGTCGGTGAGCATTCCCGACCTGGCTTCCCTGCACGCTCTCGGCGCGGCGCAGCAGCCGACCTATCCCGACCGCGCGCGCCTCGAGGGTGCCGTGACGACCCTGCGGACCGCTCCGCCGCTGGTGTTCGCCGGCGAGTGCGACGACCTGACGGCGAAGATCGCCGCCGTCGCCCGCGGCGAGGCGTTCCTGCTCCAGGGCGGCGACTGCGCGGAGACCTTCGCGGGCGTGACGGCGGAGAACGTGCGCAACAAGCTGCGCGTCCTGCTCCAGATGGCCGTCGTGCTGACGTACGCCGCGAAGGTGCCCGTGGTGAAGATCGGGCGCCTGGCGGGGCAGTACGCCAAGCCGCGCTCCTCCGACCTGGAGACCCGCGACGGGGTGACGCTGCCGGCGTACCGCGGCGATGCGGTCAACGGCTACGAGTTCACGCCCGAGTCGCGCATCCCCGACCCGCAGCGCCTCGTCGACGTCTACAACGCCTCCGCGGCGACCCTCAACCTGGTGCGCGCCTTCACGACGGGCGGGTACGCCGACCTCCGCCAGGTCAGCGAGTGGAACACCGACTTCGTGCGCAGCTCGCCGGTCGGGCAGCGCTACGAGGCGCTGGCCGGCGAGATCCAGAGCGCGCTCGACTTCATGGCGGCCATCGGCGCCGACCCGGTCGAGTTCCACAAGGTCGACTTCCACTCGTCCCACGAGGCGCTGGTGCTGGAGTACGAGCACGCGCTGACCCGCATCGACTCGCGCACGGAGCTGCCCTACAACGTGTCCGGCCACATGGTCTGGATCGGTGAGCGCACCCGCCAGCTCGACGGCGCGCACGTGGAGTACTTCAGCCACATCCGCAACCCCATCGGTTGCAAGCTCGGCCCGTCGGCGACCGCCGACGACGCGCTCGCCCTGGCGGCGAAGCTCAACCCGGCCAACGAGCCCGGACGCCTCACCTTCATCACGCGCTTCGGTGCGGCGAAGGTGCGCGACGGCCTGCCGCAGCTGGTCGAGAAGGTCACCGCCGAGGGCGTGCAGGTGGCCTGGGTCAGCGACCCGATGCACGGCAACACCTTCGAGGCGTCGACGGGCTACAAGACGCGGCGCTTCGACGACGTGCTCGACGAGATCCGCGGCTTCTTCGAGGTGCACCGCGCGCTCGGCACCGTGCCCGGCGGCATGATGGTCGAGATGACCGGCGACGACGTCACCGAGATCGTCGGCGGCGGCGAGGAGATCGACGAGCACGGTCTCGCGCACCGCTACGAGTCGGTCGTCGACCCGCGTCTCAACCGCGTCCAGTCGCTCGAGCTGGCGTTCCACGTCGCCGAGATGCTGCGCGCGACGCCCACCGCCGCTCCCGCCGGGGCATGACGGGGGCGACCGCCCGGCCGGTCGACCTCCGCTCCGACACCCTGACGTCGCCGACCCCCGCGATGCGCCGCGCCATGGCGGACGCGGAGGTCGGCGACGACGTGTACGGCGAGGACCCCACCGTCCGGGCGCTCGAGGAGCGCGTTGCCGCGCTGCTGGGCCACGAGGCCGCGCTCTTCTGCCCGACCGGCTCGATGGCGAACGTGCTGGCGCTCCGTACGCTCGTCGGCGTGGGCGAGGAGGTGCTCTGCGAGGCGCGGGCCCACATCGCGCGGGCCGAGCTGGGAGCCCACGCGGCCTACACGGGCCTGACGATGCGCACGTGGAGCGACCCCCGCGGGGGCGTGGACCTGGCCGCGGTCGAGGACCTCTTCGCCCCCGACCTCGGCCCCTTCTTCGTCGCCACGCGCGCCGTCGCGATCGAGAACACCCACAACTTCGCGGGCGGCACCGTCGCGCCGCTCGCCGACCTCGAGGCGCTGCGCGCGTTCGCCGACGCCCACGGGGTCCGGATCCACCTCGACGGCGCGCGCCTCTGGAACGCCCACGTGGCGACGGGCGTGCCGCTCGCGACGTACGGCGCGCTCGTCGACGTCGCGGCCGTCTGCCTGTCCAAGGGGCTCGGCGCGCCGGTCGGCTCCCTCGTCGTCGGCAGCGCCGACGCCGTGGCCGAGAGCCGCGTCTGGCGCAAGCGGATGGGCGGGGGCATGCGCCAGGTGGGCGTGCTGGCTGCGGCGGGGCTCCACGCCCTGGAGCACCACGTCGAGCGGCTCGCGGACGACCACGAGCACGCCCGGCTGCTCGCCGAGGCGTGGGACGTCGACCCCGCCGGGGTCGCGACCAACATCGTGGTGCGGGAGGTCGGCGACGCGGCAGCGTACGTCGCGGCGGCGGCCGCCGAGGGCGTGCGGGTGTCCGCGCTGGGCCGCACCACGGTGCGCCTCGTCACGCACCTGGACGTGACGCGCGACGACGCCGAGCGCGCCGCGCGCGTGCTGGCCGCGCTGCCCCGCTGACCTGGGCCGCCGGTCGGGCCGTCAGCCGGGCCGTCAGTCGAGCTCGGCCACCGGTGCGCCGTCGAGCTCGACCTCGCTGATCGGGGTGCGGTCGGCGCCGCCGTGACCGGAGACCGCGACGATCTCCAGCTGGACCGTCGACGTGCGGGCGGCCGGGATCGTCACCGTCTGCATGGCGCGGTCGTCGGACAGGTCCTGCTCGAGCACCCGGCCGTCGTCGAACGTCCAGCGCACCTGGGTGACGTGGCGGTTGCGGACGTACCAGTCCACCTCGCCGCCGTCGGGGTCGGTGTCGACCTTGTCGTAGCCGTTGACGAGGCCGACGGTCGTCACGGCCACCTCCTCGCCGAACGAGAAGGTCAGCACCTCGCCGGTGCCGTCGCCCTCGACCCGCCAGGTGGTGCTGGTGTCGCCGTCGACCAGGTTGTCCGCGCCGTACTCCACCCGGCTGCCGTCGAGGCTCGTGCCGGGCGGGGCGGTGCGCGACGCCGCTGCGGTCGCGAGGTCGGTGATGGCGCGCGGTTCGGGCACGTCGAGGTCGGGGGTGGCCTCCTGGGCGTCGGGCGCCTCGGCACCGGGCCCGTCCGACCCGCCGGCGTCACCGGGATCGCCGGCCTCCCCGGCCTCGGACGACCGCGTGGGGTC
This Nocardioides alkalitolerans DNA region includes the following protein-coding sequences:
- a CDS encoding 3-deoxy-7-phosphoheptulonate synthase class II, whose translation is MSIPDLASLHALGAAQQPTYPDRARLEGAVTTLRTAPPLVFAGECDDLTAKIAAVARGEAFLLQGGDCAETFAGVTAENVRNKLRVLLQMAVVLTYAAKVPVVKIGRLAGQYAKPRSSDLETRDGVTLPAYRGDAVNGYEFTPESRIPDPQRLVDVYNASAATLNLVRAFTTGGYADLRQVSEWNTDFVRSSPVGQRYEALAGEIQSALDFMAAIGADPVEFHKVDFHSSHEALVLEYEHALTRIDSRTELPYNVSGHMVWIGERTRQLDGAHVEYFSHIRNPIGCKLGPSATADDALALAAKLNPANEPGRLTFITRFGAAKVRDGLPQLVEKVTAEGVQVAWVSDPMHGNTFEASTGYKTRRFDDVLDEIRGFFEVHRALGTVPGGMMVEMTGDDVTEIVGGGEEIDEHGLAHRYESVVDPRLNRVQSLELAFHVAEMLRATPTAAPAGA
- a CDS encoding APC family permease, which produces MAEPGTTAAAGQAAEQGEPELKRVLGPGLLLLFIIGDIVGAGIFAITGSVAGQVGGVAWLPFVVAFAIATLTACSYLELVTKYPEAAGAALYVHKAFGVHFVTFIVAFTVMCSGITSASTSSSLVATNLLTGLDGVFGGVPTGKIATLLTALAIIVVLGLINLRGVGESVKFNVVLTVVTMVALGIVIAIGMVAAASGDGDLGRIVVFETDGDRNMFAAVTVATAIAFFAMVGFEDSVNMVEETKDPMRIFPRMMLTGLGICVLLYILVAVTVVLVIPIEDIANPQNPDAGILLDVVRIGAPGIPVDTIFPFLTVFAVVNTALINMLMASRLVYGMARQGVLPRSLGHVLPGRRTPWAAIAFTTLIAMGLITYVRLSDNTSVVSALGGTTALLLLAVFAVVNVCVLILRRDPTPEGAFRVPTAVPVVGAVACAYLVGPWARLPEQYIQYRIGGALLVIGVVLWAVTWFANRALRSERTGFRDVEDLDG
- a CDS encoding discoidin domain-containing protein, encoding MSVCAGCGGAVNGGRFCGHCGRPVDPGTGTGTNSSTTGTNARIPRVEAPLAVPGTADPTTTDETPTAPGTEAPPVAWTPGGHGDGPRFPLYADEVAPPAAPAAPAEPAPRQQRPSRALPVLVVLLAVLLVGVVVGGSIMLARDTDPTRSSEAGEAGDPGDAGGSDGPGAEAPDAQEATPDLDVPEPRAITDLATAAASRTAPPGTSLDGSRVEYGADNLVDGDTSTTWRVEGDGTGEVLTFSFGEEVAVTTVGLVNGYDKVDTDPDGGEVDWYVRNRHVTQVRWTFDDGRVLEQDLSDDRAMQTVTIPAARTSTVQLEIVAVSGHGGADRTPISEVELDGAPVAELD
- a CDS encoding GntG family PLP-dependent aldolase is translated as MTGATARPVDLRSDTLTSPTPAMRRAMADAEVGDDVYGEDPTVRALEERVAALLGHEAALFCPTGSMANVLALRTLVGVGEEVLCEARAHIARAELGAHAAYTGLTMRTWSDPRGGVDLAAVEDLFAPDLGPFFVATRAVAIENTHNFAGGTVAPLADLEALRAFADAHGVRIHLDGARLWNAHVATGVPLATYGALVDVAAVCLSKGLGAPVGSLVVGSADAVAESRVWRKRMGGGMRQVGVLAAAGLHALEHHVERLADDHEHARLLAEAWDVDPAGVATNIVVREVGDAAAYVAAAAAEGVRVSALGRTTVRLVTHLDVTRDDAERAARVLAALPR